The following proteins come from a genomic window of Triticum aestivum cultivar Chinese Spring chromosome 6A, IWGSC CS RefSeq v2.1, whole genome shotgun sequence:
- the LOC123131813 gene encoding death-inducer obliterator 1, giving the protein MELSKQGQEPMSASMGSQALPSSNIQPAQSGYPAAFYPPLSAGWGAQPMFSTGASVPVSSYYIVPMSQQAAQVGVSRPETSHPLGVQSVSRVSLRPPQQVLNIQTSLPAVTGSQLSPSVAGKKSVASPKVQMMKSALSAKRPAQKELPSKAQPQQFESVRSKFRESLSAALVMDSDQQDKKQSAQNLQSDGSADQKKVEGDEVQDTVMTTSKDASTTNSEADNADVAKKCEGDEKLGCGIASDMITSTNDDSDTQQQLKHLPSEDEVLDQSMVVTDELLQGHGLCWVSDFPAGMAEPVTQPNLKRDRASDIEPGVTGNLTESESKRIKSTDEAATDKGSMIQKAESLAFRIEEELFKLFGGVNKKYKERGRSLLFNLKDKGNPELRSRVISGELAPDRLCSMTAEELASKELSEWRLAKAEEHEKMVVLPNTEVDVRRLVRKTHKGEFQVEIEETDGISVEVELGGNVLSHVPSKAVESETKTNDETSTDDKTGVEVKDKGSDGMSQDEDGGTGDNDSSGNVEYIENEKADLIDELMVDDLKDAENLPPIPSLDEFMLGLDSEPPFENLSVGTPQKDLSDSDEPSSTLDSEKLPETEDKQSAQKKARSESDVPALQGKSESKSESPKQKSESPKQKVGSELVPDVPRDGEKIKSSPEKVESKEPAAASANMSNPVSTVNHKTTAVPMIRESIWEGAIQLTLSSLTNVVAIFKSGEKPSGKEWSSLIEIKGRVKLSAFQDFLEQLPKSRSRAIMVTELCWKECSSESGRQQLSQTIDSYIADERVGLAEPADGLELYLCPPQGKTVEILSQHLPKEHLGGLAVAETSIIGIVVWRRPSVPRVSSHQRHDGSKRQSAPRKPQVTGSTSAHRPSAPQNSHGVPPGFPNQQHHQHQEEDVTDDDVPPGFGPGVVARRDEDDLPEFNFVNPAANVTTHAFKGQRHVAPTSARPVEQMRELVQKYGKRSSVESRPWADDDDDDIPEWNPIQQSRQPPQFTPTPQQPLPPPPPLPPMQQIHHAYQQYNPNAMQPLLPQVAMQYSLSSQQQLPLVQQQLQPSQPWQQQQPSAWWPATAQQGGSAAAGSAVPAPQYGGVIMPNGSSAQAGNLGGAPWGPR; this is encoded by the exons atggaGTTATCAAAGCAGGGCCAGGAACCCATGTCAGCTAGCATGGGATCTCAAGCACTCCCCTCTTCAAATATCCAACCTGCTCAGTCTGGATATCCCGCTGCGTTCTATCCACCCCTATCTGCTGGCTGGGGTGCACAGCCAATGTTCTCTACGGGAGCTTCGGTACCTGTCAGTTCATATTATATTGTCCCTATGAGTCAACAAGCTGCCCAAGTTGGTGTTTCCAGGCCAGAGACTTCACATCCTTTGGGGGTGCAATCTGTAAGCAGAGTATCACTGAGGCCGCCCCAGCAGGTGCTGAATATTCAAACATCTTTGCCAGCAGTGACTGGATCACAGCTGTCGCCATCTGTTGCCGGAAAGAAAAGTGTTGCTTCTCCAAAGGTCCAGATGATGAAATCTGCATTATCTGCCAAGCGTCCTGCACAGAAAGAGCTACCATCAAAGGCTCAGCCTCAGCAGTTTGAATCCGTGAGATCAAAGTTCAGGGAGTCACTTTCTGCTGCACTCGTCATGGATTCTGACCAGCAGGATAAGAAACAATCTGCTCAGAACCTGCAGTCTGATGGGTCAGCAGACCAGAAGAAGGTGGAGGGAGATGAAGTGCAGGATACAGTGATGACCACATCCAAGGATGCGAGTACAACAAATTCAGAGGCAGACAATGCTGATGTTGCTAagaaatgcgagggagatgagaaGTTAGGCTGTGGCATAGCATCAGACATGATCACAAGCACAAATGATGACAGTGACACACAACAACAACTAAAGCACCTTCCTTCAGAAGATGAAGTATTAGACCAAAGTATGGTTGTCACAGATGAACTCTTGCAAGGTCATGGCCTTTGTTGGGTTTCTGATTTTCCTGCTGGGATGGCTGAACCTGTGACACAACCTAATTTGAAGAGGGACAGGGCTTCTGATATTGAGCCTGGGGTTACAGGCAATTTGACAGAGTCTGAATCAAAAAGAATAAAGTCTACAGATGAGGCAGCAACAGATAAGGGTAGTATGATCCAGAAGGCTGAAAGCTTGGCATTTAGAATTGAAGAGGAACTCTTTAAACTGTTTGGTGGAGTGAACAAGAAGTACAAGGAGCGAGGCAGATCTCTTCTGTTTAATCTAAAAGATAAAGGCAACCCTGAGTTAAGGTCGAGGGTCATATCTGGAGAACTTGCACCCGATCGCCTTTGTTCAATGACTGCGGAGGAACTTGCTTCCAAAGAGCTCTCAGAGTGGCGGTTGGCTAAAGCCGAAGAACATGAAAAAATGGTTGTCCTTCCTAACACTGAAGTTGATGTCAGGCGTTTAGTGAGGAAAACACACAAAGGAGAGTTCCAAGTTGAAATAGAAGAAACTGATGGTATTTCAGTGGAGGTTGAGCTTGGGGGTAATGTTCTATCTCATGTTCCATCAAAAGCTGTTGAAAGTGAAACAAAAACCAATGATGAAACAAGTACGGATGATAAAACTGGTGTAGAAGTTAAGGACAAGGGTTCTGATGGCATGTCACAAGATGAGGATGGTGGGACAGGTGACAATGATTCATCAGGCAATGTTGAATATATTGAAAATGAGAAAGCAGATCTTATTGATGAACTTATGGTGGATGACTTGAAAGACGCAGAGAATCTTCCACCAATTCCTTCGCTAGATGAATTCATGCTGGGGTTAGATTCTGAACCACCTTTTGAAAATTTATCAGTTGGGACCCCGCAAAAAGATCTCAGTGATTCTGATGAACCTAGCTCCACCTTAGATTCTGAGAAACTTCCTGAGACAGAAGATAAGCAGTCTGCACAAAAGAAGGCCAGATCTGAATCAGATGTGCCGGCTTTACAGGGTAAATCGGAGTCCAAGTCAGAATCACCCAAACAGAAGTCAGAATCACCCAAGCAGAAGGTTGGTTCAGAGTTGGTTCCTGATGTGCCACGCGATGGAGAGAAAATCAAATCCTCCCCAGAGAAAGTCGAATCTAAAGAACCTGCTGCTGCTAGTGCTAATATGTCGAATCCTGTTTCAACTGTGAACCATAAGACAACTGCTGTTCCTATGATTCGTGAGAGTATATGGGAGGGTGCGATTCAGCTTACTCTATCGTCACTCACGAATGTTGTTGCCATTTTCAAAAG TGGTGAAAAGCCATCTGGGAAAGAATGGAGTAGCTTAATTGAAATCAAGGGGAGAGTTAAACTTAGTGCTTTTCAAGATTTTCTCGAACAACTTCCCAAATCTAGGAGCCGCGCTATAATG GTAACTGAGCTGTGCTGGAAGGAGTGTTCGTCGGAGAGTGGCCGCCAACAACTCTCGCAG ACAATTGATTCATATATTGCAGATGAGAGAGTGGGACTAGCTGAGCCTGCAGATGGACTGGAGCTGTACCTGTGTCCTCCTCAAGGGAAAACTGTGGAGATTCTCTCCCAGCACCTGCCAAAGGAGCACTTGGGTGGTCTCGCTGTGGCAGAAACGTCGATAATTGGAATCGTCGTCTGGCGGAGACCCAGCGTTCCTAGGGTGTCCTCCCATCAGAGGCATGATGGTTCCAAGAGGCAGTCAGCCCCAAGGAAACCCCAGGTTACCGGTTCTACTTCGGCCCATAGGCCCTCCGCGCCCCAGAACTCTCACGGCGTGCCACCAGGTTTTCCCAACCAGCAGCACCACCAGCACCAAGAGGAGGATGTAACTGATGACGATGTGCCCCCGGGCTTTGGGCCTGGCGTTGTTGCGCGCAGGGATGAAGACGATCTTCCTGAATTTAATTTTGTTAACCCCGCTGCTAATGTAACGACGCATGCCTTCAAGGGCCAACGGCATGTAGCACCGACCTCTGCTCGCCCAGTCGAGCAAATGAGGGAATTGGTTCAGAAGTATGGTAAAAGATCATCTGTTGAATCGCGTCCTTgggctgacgacgacgacgatgatataCCAGAGTGGAACCCCATCCAGCAAAGTAGGCAGCCGCCACAATTCACACCCACCCCGCAGCAACCactcccaccaccaccaccactaccgccCATGCAGCAGATCCACCATGCGTACCAGCAGTACAACCCAAATGCAATGCAGCCTCTCCTTCCCCAGGTTGCAATGCAGTACAGCCTTAGTAGCCAGCAGCAGCTCCCTTTGGTCCAGCAGCAGCTTCAGCCTTCGCaaccatggcagcagcagcagcctaGTGCctggtggccggcgacggcgcagcAGGGTGGGTCGGCCGCCGCCGGCTCTGCTGTTCCAGCGCCCCAGTATGGTGGTGTGATAATGCCTAATGGTAGCAGCGCCCAAGCTGGGAACCTAGGTGGCGCCCCCTGGGGACCGAGATAG